A stretch of Amycolatopsis balhimycina FH 1894 DNA encodes these proteins:
- a CDS encoding response regulator transcription factor, with the protein MEKVTDVVSVRGEAELFERTAHLFAAATEISCAARDLHTWSVAHPSEPPREQSVRGLTVRKVYQPGVLFDPALAEHLRQIAAHGARIRITEREINETILLDRRIAIVAGENIGGVRGYTVISSPDLVQGIQSLFEAAWHGATDLESYQARFTELGAREILEQLASGSKDETAARCLGVSLRTYRRRVAELMELLGASSRFQAGARAREAGLL; encoded by the coding sequence GTGGAGAAGGTGACTGACGTCGTCTCGGTGCGCGGCGAGGCGGAGCTGTTCGAGCGCACTGCGCATCTATTCGCCGCGGCGACGGAGATCTCGTGCGCCGCCCGCGACCTGCACACGTGGTCGGTGGCGCACCCGAGCGAGCCCCCGCGCGAGCAGTCGGTTCGCGGGCTGACCGTGCGCAAGGTCTACCAGCCCGGCGTGCTGTTCGACCCGGCGCTCGCGGAGCACCTGCGGCAGATCGCCGCCCACGGGGCGAGGATCCGGATCACCGAACGCGAGATCAACGAGACGATTCTGCTCGACCGCCGGATCGCGATCGTCGCCGGCGAGAACATCGGCGGGGTCCGCGGCTACACCGTGATCAGCAGTCCCGACCTGGTCCAGGGCATCCAGTCGCTGTTCGAAGCGGCCTGGCACGGCGCCACCGACCTGGAGTCCTACCAGGCCCGGTTCACCGAGCTGGGTGCGCGGGAGATCCTCGAGCAGCTGGCGTCCGGCTCCAAGGACGAGACGGCGGCCCGCTGCCTCGGCGTCAGCCTGCGGACCTACCGGCGCCGGGTGGCGGAGCTGATGGAGCTCCTCGGCGCGTCTTCGCGGTTCCAGGCCGGAGCACGGGCCCGCGAGGCAGGGCTGCTGTGA
- a CDS encoding UDP-N-acetylmuramate dehydrogenase: protein MNIRTSELPKLSAYTTLRLGGPARRFVSAVTSEDLVAAVRAADAAGEPVLLLGGGSNLVVGDAGFDGTLVEVANTGWRRDGDVVEVQAGQNWDAFVAALADAGLGGLECLSGIPGSVGATPIQNVGAYGCEVAESIVSLELYDRVTREVRTLKAGELGFAYRTSVLKGTDTGVVLSVRFEVREDGLSAPIRYAELARTLGVEIGARVPAAEAREAVLKLRRGKGMVLDPDDHDTWSAGSFFTNPIVPAAEAEAVLTRIADRVGTDVPQYPADGGVKLSAAWLIERAGFAKGYPGPGNRVSLSTKHTLALTNRGDATTEDLLGLAREVRDGVYERFGVRLHPEPLLINCVI from the coding sequence GTGAACATCCGTACTTCCGAACTCCCGAAGCTCTCCGCGTACACGACGCTGCGCCTCGGCGGCCCCGCTCGCCGCTTCGTCAGCGCCGTGACCAGCGAAGACCTCGTCGCGGCGGTCCGTGCGGCGGACGCGGCGGGCGAGCCGGTGCTGCTGCTCGGCGGCGGCTCCAACCTGGTGGTCGGCGACGCGGGGTTCGACGGCACGCTCGTCGAGGTGGCGAACACCGGTTGGCGCCGCGACGGTGACGTGGTGGAGGTCCAGGCGGGCCAGAACTGGGACGCGTTCGTCGCCGCACTGGCCGACGCCGGCCTGGGCGGCCTCGAATGCCTCTCCGGCATTCCCGGCAGCGTCGGGGCGACGCCGATCCAGAACGTCGGCGCGTACGGCTGCGAGGTCGCCGAGTCGATCGTCTCGCTCGAGCTGTACGACCGCGTGACGCGCGAAGTGCGCACGCTCAAGGCCGGAGAGCTCGGCTTCGCCTACCGCACCAGTGTCCTCAAGGGCACCGACACCGGCGTCGTCCTCTCGGTCCGCTTCGAGGTCCGCGAAGACGGCCTCTCGGCGCCTATCCGCTACGCCGAGCTGGCGCGCACACTCGGCGTCGAGATCGGCGCGCGCGTCCCGGCCGCCGAAGCGCGCGAAGCCGTGCTCAAGCTGCGTCGCGGCAAGGGCATGGTGCTCGACCCGGACGACCACGACACGTGGAGCGCGGGCTCGTTCTTCACCAACCCGATCGTCCCGGCGGCCGAGGCGGAAGCGGTCCTGACGCGGATCGCCGACCGGGTCGGCACCGACGTCCCGCAGTACCCGGCCGACGGCGGCGTCAAGCTGTCCGCGGCCTGGCTGATCGAGCGCGCCGGCTTCGCCAAGGGCTACCCCGGACCGGGGAACCGCGTCTCGCTGTCGACCAAGCACACCCTCGCGCTGACCAACCGCGGCGACGCGACGACGGAGGACCTCCTCGGCCTCGCCCGCGAGGTTCGCGACGGCGTGTACGAGCGCTTCGGTGTCCGGCTGCACCCCGAACCGCTGCTGATCAACTGCGTGATTTGA
- a CDS encoding phosphoglyceromutase yields the protein MAEIGTLVLLRHGQSTWNAENLFTGWVDVPLSEQGEGEARQGGQLLADAGLLPDVVHTSLLRRAISTANIALDAADRHWIPVKRDWRLNERHYGALQGKDKKQTLAEFGEEQFMLWRRSYDTPPPAIDPKDEWSQAGDARYANLGGNAPLTECLKDVVERLLPYWESEIVPDLRAGKTVLVAAHGNSLRALVKHLDGISDADIAGLNIPTGIPLRYDLTEDLKPLKPGGEYLDPEAAKEAAAAVANQGR from the coding sequence ATGGCCGAGATTGGGACGTTGGTGCTGCTGCGGCACGGGCAGAGCACGTGGAACGCGGAAAACCTGTTCACCGGCTGGGTGGACGTACCGCTTTCGGAGCAGGGTGAGGGCGAAGCCCGCCAGGGCGGCCAGCTGCTGGCCGACGCCGGCCTGCTGCCGGACGTGGTGCACACGTCGCTGCTGCGCCGCGCGATCTCCACCGCGAACATCGCGCTGGACGCCGCCGACCGGCACTGGATCCCGGTGAAGCGCGACTGGCGCCTCAATGAGCGCCACTACGGCGCGCTGCAGGGCAAGGACAAGAAGCAGACCCTCGCCGAGTTCGGCGAGGAGCAGTTCATGCTCTGGCGCCGCTCGTACGACACCCCGCCGCCGGCGATCGACCCGAAGGACGAGTGGAGCCAGGCGGGCGACGCCCGCTACGCGAACCTCGGCGGCAACGCGCCGCTGACCGAGTGCCTCAAGGACGTCGTCGAGCGGCTCCTGCCGTACTGGGAGTCCGAGATCGTGCCGGACCTGCGCGCGGGCAAGACGGTCCTGGTCGCCGCGCACGGCAACTCGCTGCGCGCGCTCGTCAAGCACCTCGACGGGATCTCCGACGCCGACATCGCCGGCCTCAACATCCCGACCGGCATCCCGCTGCGCTACGACCTCACCGAGGACCTGAAGCCGCTGAAGCCGGGCGGCGAGTACCTCGACCCCGAAGCCGCCAAGGAAGCCGCCGCCGCGGTGGCCAACCAGGGCCGCTGA
- a CDS encoding DedA family protein, producing the protein MELLAYVTELLRGALGSPWLWVLVFAVAGLDALLPFMPSETTVVTVAVLLGPDPAQLTLLAAVAAGGAWTGDCLGYAVGRFAGPRAVARLQRGPDGRRRYEWARDQVRDHGGLLIIAARYLPGGRVASALANGSLGYPPHRFVLLDAAGAAIWAVYSVLIGLAGGAAFADEPGKGLLLSFSLGLGLVFAIEAGRRLRSAHAAVRSDRRPRRRAQAGGADDRAPGTGAELSEMDCP; encoded by the coding sequence GTGGAACTGCTGGCGTACGTCACCGAGCTGCTGCGCGGCGCGCTGGGCTCGCCGTGGCTGTGGGTGCTCGTCTTCGCCGTGGCCGGGCTGGACGCGCTGCTGCCGTTCATGCCCAGCGAGACGACCGTCGTCACCGTCGCCGTCCTGCTCGGGCCCGATCCCGCGCAGCTCACGCTGCTCGCCGCGGTCGCGGCCGGGGGCGCGTGGACCGGGGACTGCCTCGGGTACGCCGTCGGCCGGTTCGCGGGGCCGCGGGCGGTCGCGCGGCTGCAGCGCGGGCCGGACGGGCGCCGTCGCTACGAATGGGCGCGCGACCAGGTGCGCGACCACGGCGGCCTGCTGATCATCGCCGCCCGTTACCTGCCGGGCGGCCGGGTCGCCAGCGCCCTCGCCAACGGCAGCCTCGGTTACCCGCCACACCGGTTCGTGCTGCTCGACGCCGCCGGCGCGGCGATCTGGGCGGTGTACAGCGTGCTGATCGGCCTCGCCGGCGGAGCCGCCTTCGCGGACGAGCCGGGCAAGGGCCTGCTGCTGTCCTTCAGCCTCGGGCTGGGCTTGGTGTTCGCCATCGAAGCCGGGCGACGGCTACGGTCGGCCCATGCGGCTGTTCGAAGCGATCGACGTCCACGCCGACGGGCTCAAGCGGGCGGCGCTGACGACCGGGCCCCTGGCACGGGTGCCGAACTGTCCGAAATGGACTGTCCATGA
- a CDS encoding L,D-transpeptidase, giving the protein MIERRTVFKAALAAGAALVAAACSSENGGNALPTGAAGADGEGGAQPVAKVTAEPAVNAKDVPVLKPVVLKVADGKFTECKVTGGGKEVKGDTAPDGLTWTSSEPLGYGKTYTYAAKATGNDGKPVEFTGSFTTINPAKQVRATLNPADNQTVGVAMPISVKFASPVKDRKAVEKALSVKTDKEVEGAWGWLSDSQVDYRPKEYWPQNITVNVEAKLYGVELGGGAYGKADVTTKFKIGRNQVVKVNTPDHQMRVFRGGSQVKSYPCANGLDAEVDRNTPNGTYIVMSKEPTAVFDNARYGYTNINKKWACRFSNHGEYIHENQDNAAHIGRDNNSHGCVNLLEADAKDFFDSALVGDPVEITGSKLSPPMNSDVKDWNYDWKTWQSLGAK; this is encoded by the coding sequence GTGATCGAACGGCGTACGGTCTTCAAGGCTGCCCTGGCGGCCGGGGCCGCCCTGGTCGCCGCGGCGTGTTCCAGCGAGAACGGCGGCAACGCACTGCCCACCGGCGCGGCCGGCGCCGACGGCGAGGGTGGCGCGCAGCCCGTGGCGAAGGTCACAGCCGAGCCCGCCGTGAACGCCAAGGACGTCCCCGTCCTCAAGCCGGTCGTGCTGAAGGTCGCCGACGGCAAGTTCACCGAGTGCAAGGTCACCGGCGGCGGCAAGGAGGTCAAGGGCGACACCGCCCCGGACGGCCTCACCTGGACCAGCTCCGAGCCCCTCGGCTACGGCAAGACCTACACCTACGCGGCCAAGGCCACCGGCAACGACGGCAAGCCGGTCGAGTTCACCGGCAGCTTCACCACGATCAACCCGGCCAAGCAGGTCCGCGCCACGCTCAACCCGGCCGACAACCAGACCGTCGGCGTGGCCATGCCGATCAGCGTCAAGTTCGCGTCGCCGGTCAAGGATCGCAAGGCGGTCGAGAAGGCACTGTCCGTGAAGACGGACAAGGAAGTCGAAGGCGCCTGGGGCTGGCTGTCCGACAGCCAGGTCGACTACCGGCCGAAGGAGTACTGGCCGCAGAACATCACCGTGAACGTCGAGGCGAAGCTCTACGGCGTCGAGCTGGGCGGCGGCGCGTACGGCAAGGCCGACGTCACGACGAAGTTCAAGATCGGCCGCAACCAGGTGGTCAAGGTAAACACCCCGGACCACCAGATGCGCGTCTTCCGGGGCGGCTCCCAGGTCAAGAGCTACCCGTGCGCCAACGGGCTGGACGCCGAGGTCGACCGCAACACCCCGAACGGCACCTACATCGTCATGAGCAAGGAGCCGACGGCGGTGTTCGACAACGCCCGCTACGGCTACACGAACATCAACAAGAAGTGGGCCTGCCGGTTCTCCAACCACGGCGAGTACATCCACGAGAACCAGGACAACGCGGCCCACATCGGGCGGGACAACAACTCCCACGGCTGCGTCAACCTCCTGGAGGCCGACGCCAAGGACTTCTTCGACTCCGCGCTGGTCGGCGACCCGGTCGAGATCACCGGCTCGAAGCTGTCCCCGCCGATGAACTCGGACGTCAAGGACTGGAACTACGACTGGAAGACCTGGCAGTCGCTGGGCGCCAAGTAA
- a CDS encoding sensor histidine kinase encodes MTTPVSLALAIGALVAGAVVGYLVARARTRREDVRPPGPTVAELYERLVRSSNNGVVVLNRFGDMVLHNPRAYELGLVKVNQADPRARKAAEQVVETDEPMEIDLSPLEARGRQPEAVLGQVRPLGDGFTVVEAVDHSEAIRLEAVRRDFVANVSHELKTPVGAIALLTEAVLDAAEDVEEVRRFGGKILRESTRLGQLVTELIALSRLQGAERLPDLNVVEVDAVVREALGRTTLSAESADIRITTDTPSGLLIEGDRTLLVTALSNLLENAVAYSPAGSPVSISRRLNDGVVEIAVTDRGIGIHEDEQTRVFERFYRADKARSRATGGTGLGLAIVKHVAANHGGSVGLWSRPGTGSTFTLRIPAHIGPEHAAEPAKAGKQTSPAPRQEKIPERTQRLVVTGQDSPDHGGNL; translated from the coding sequence GTGACCACGCCTGTTTCACTCGCACTGGCCATCGGAGCACTGGTGGCCGGCGCGGTGGTCGGTTACCTCGTGGCGCGGGCACGCACCCGGCGCGAGGACGTCCGTCCGCCCGGCCCGACCGTCGCCGAACTCTACGAACGCCTGGTCCGGTCCTCGAACAACGGCGTCGTCGTGCTCAACCGGTTCGGCGACATGGTGCTGCACAACCCGCGTGCCTACGAGCTGGGCCTGGTGAAGGTCAACCAGGCCGACCCGCGGGCCCGGAAGGCCGCCGAACAGGTCGTCGAAACCGACGAGCCGATGGAAATCGACCTTTCGCCGCTCGAAGCGCGCGGCCGCCAGCCGGAGGCGGTGCTCGGCCAGGTCCGGCCGCTCGGCGACGGCTTCACCGTCGTCGAGGCCGTCGACCACTCCGAGGCCATCCGGCTGGAGGCCGTGCGCCGCGACTTCGTCGCCAACGTCAGTCACGAGCTCAAGACCCCGGTCGGCGCGATCGCGCTGCTCACCGAGGCCGTGCTCGACGCGGCCGAGGACGTCGAAGAGGTCCGCCGCTTCGGCGGCAAGATCCTGCGCGAGTCCACCCGGCTCGGCCAGCTCGTCACCGAGCTGATCGCGCTGTCCCGGCTGCAGGGTGCCGAGCGGCTGCCCGACCTCAACGTCGTCGAGGTCGACGCGGTCGTCCGCGAGGCGCTCGGCCGCACCACGCTGTCGGCCGAGTCCGCCGACATCCGGATCACCACCGACACCCCCAGCGGCCTGCTCATCGAGGGCGACCGCACGCTGCTGGTCACCGCGTTGTCGAACCTGCTGGAGAACGCCGTCGCGTACTCGCCGGCCGGCAGCCCGGTGTCGATCTCGCGCCGGCTCAACGACGGCGTCGTCGAGATCGCCGTCACCGACCGCGGCATCGGCATCCACGAGGACGAGCAGACGCGCGTGTTCGAGCGCTTCTACCGCGCCGACAAGGCCCGCTCCCGCGCCACCGGCGGCACCGGCCTCGGCCTGGCGATCGTCAAGCACGTCGCGGCCAACCACGGCGGCTCGGTCGGGCTGTGGAGCCGTCCCGGCACCGGCTCGACGTTCACGCTGCGGATCCCCGCGCACATCGGGCCGGAGCACGCGGCCGAACCGGCGAAGGCCGGGAAACAGACCTCGCCGGCACCGCGGCAGGAGAAGATCCCCGAGCGCACCCAGAGGCTCGTGGTTACCGGGCAGGACAGCCCAGATCATGGAGGAAACCTGTGA
- a CDS encoding YbjN domain-containing protein — translation MSLDELIQSTLDSAELKYDKRGPGKYFVTLPGTKKLQTNAWLVDGDHAFSVEAFVCRRPDESHEDVYRFLLQRNAKLYGVHYTVDSLGDIYLVGRFGKDTMSADELDKVLGQVLEAADGDFNTLLEIGFATSIKREWDWRVSRGESLANLQAFKHLVAPEKPHEPGLTES, via the coding sequence GTGAGCCTGGACGAGCTGATCCAGTCTACTTTGGACTCCGCGGAGCTGAAGTACGACAAGCGCGGTCCCGGCAAGTACTTCGTCACGCTGCCGGGAACGAAGAAGCTGCAGACGAACGCGTGGCTCGTCGACGGCGACCACGCGTTTTCGGTGGAAGCCTTCGTCTGCCGCCGTCCCGACGAGTCCCATGAGGACGTTTACCGCTTCCTGTTGCAGCGCAACGCTAAGCTCTACGGCGTCCATTACACAGTGGACAGTCTCGGCGACATCTACCTGGTCGGCCGGTTCGGCAAGGACACGATGAGCGCCGACGAGCTCGACAAGGTGCTCGGCCAGGTGCTCGAAGCGGCCGACGGCGACTTCAACACCCTGCTGGAGATCGGCTTCGCGACGTCGATCAAGCGCGAATGGGACTGGCGCGTCTCCCGCGGCGAGTCCCTGGCCAACCTCCAGGCGTTCAAGCACCTCGTGGCGCCCGAGAAGCCGCACGAACCGGGCTTGACCGAGTCGTGA
- a CDS encoding DUF2505 domain-containing protein, with translation MGSRIEHRAEFAADVASVYAAVAGEKALRALLEELGGHSAALLAYEESDAGLRYQLRQGISADKLPQAVRTLHKGDLLVTRTQTWRVSKDGTGRQGNASVEVGGVPGEISARTALLADGGTTVLRISGEVTVRIPLFGGKLESVIAEQVTKLLEREAEFTAKWLAEAA, from the coding sequence ATGGGATCCCGGATCGAGCACCGCGCTGAGTTCGCCGCCGACGTCGCGTCCGTGTACGCGGCGGTCGCGGGCGAGAAGGCGCTGCGAGCGCTTCTGGAGGAGCTCGGTGGCCACAGCGCGGCGCTGCTGGCGTACGAGGAGTCCGACGCGGGCTTGCGGTACCAGCTGCGCCAGGGCATCAGCGCGGACAAGCTGCCGCAGGCGGTCCGGACGCTGCACAAGGGTGACCTGCTGGTGACGCGGACGCAGACCTGGCGCGTGAGCAAGGACGGCACCGGACGGCAGGGCAACGCCTCGGTCGAGGTCGGCGGCGTCCCGGGCGAGATCAGCGCGCGGACGGCGTTGCTGGCCGACGGCGGCACGACGGTGCTGCGGATCAGCGGCGAGGTGACGGTCCGGATCCCGCTGTTCGGCGGGAAGCTGGAGAGCGTGATCGCCGAGCAGGTCACCAAGCTGCTGGAGCGCGAAGCCGAATTCACCGCGAAGTGGCTGGCCGAGGCCGCCTGA
- a CDS encoding DUF4349 domain-containing protein — MRTRWRAGLAAAAVAFALAGCSAAENGASSTADSAGIGPAVPQQGTGKAGQNKVTPPQPGATERKLSRSARLELTATKVVDVVAQARGIAQGAGGYTGQESTGDETATLSLAVPADKLDGVLDQLSHLGTSLVKRELNTQDVTEQVVDVEARLATQRASVDRIRALLARATSVSEIASVESELTSRESALESLEQQRNSLAGSVAMATVAMTIRGVAAPPPAAEDRSGFLGGLAGGWEAFLVFGGGLLTVLGAIAPFLLFVVPLGWLGWWLHRRRRTGVPEPMPGPSES, encoded by the coding sequence ATGCGGACTCGATGGAGAGCCGGGCTCGCGGCCGCGGCCGTGGCGTTCGCGCTGGCCGGGTGCTCGGCGGCCGAAAACGGGGCATCGTCCACGGCGGACAGTGCGGGCATCGGGCCCGCGGTGCCGCAGCAGGGGACAGGCAAGGCCGGGCAGAACAAGGTGACCCCGCCGCAGCCCGGGGCCACCGAGCGCAAGCTTTCGCGCAGTGCCCGGCTCGAACTGACCGCCACCAAGGTCGTCGACGTCGTCGCGCAGGCCCGCGGGATCGCGCAGGGCGCCGGCGGCTACACCGGCCAGGAGAGCACCGGCGACGAGACGGCGACGCTCAGCCTCGCCGTGCCCGCCGACAAGCTCGACGGCGTGCTCGACCAGCTTTCGCACCTCGGCACCAGCCTGGTGAAGCGGGAGCTGAACACCCAGGACGTGACCGAGCAGGTCGTCGACGTCGAAGCGCGGCTGGCGACGCAGCGGGCGTCGGTGGATCGGATCCGCGCGTTGCTGGCGAGGGCGACTTCGGTGTCGGAGATCGCGTCGGTCGAAAGCGAACTGACGAGCCGTGAGTCGGCGCTCGAATCCCTCGAGCAGCAGCGGAACTCCCTGGCCGGCAGTGTCGCGATGGCGACCGTCGCGATGACCATCCGCGGCGTCGCCGCGCCCCCGCCCGCGGCGGAGGACCGCAGCGGGTTCCTCGGCGGGCTGGCCGGCGGCTGGGAAGCGTTCCTCGTCTTCGGCGGTGGCCTGCTGACGGTGCTCGGGGCGATCGCGCCGTTCCTGCTGTTCGTCGTGCCGCTGGGCTGGCTCGGCTGGTGGCTGCACCGCCGTCGCCGGACGGGGGTGCCGGAGCCGATGCCGGGGCCGAGCGAAAGCTGA
- a CDS encoding alpha/beta fold hydrolase, with the protein MRTEVVGHGGVRLGLRVEGAGNSRPIVFVHGWAQSSGCWAAQLADPALTERFRLVAVDLRGHGASDVPAVGYENPRVWADDLAAVLDFAGPDAIVVAWSYGGLVLTDHIRVHGTARLRGLVLVGAITEIGRDRPGGRVGPLMREHMRAMLSDDPDIAVPALTAFTRGMVAGPVPGAQAQALLGASLSVPPAVRAALFRRDVGSEDVLAGIDKPALVVHGTADRVIEPSVAEHAIGKIPGARGRWFVDGGHAPFAESAAEFDAVLRQFAEEC; encoded by the coding sequence GTGCGCACGGAAGTCGTCGGGCACGGCGGGGTGCGGCTCGGCCTGCGGGTCGAGGGCGCGGGGAACAGCAGGCCGATCGTGTTCGTGCACGGCTGGGCGCAGTCGTCCGGCTGCTGGGCCGCGCAGCTGGCCGACCCCGCCCTCACCGAGCGGTTCCGGCTGGTCGCGGTGGACCTGCGCGGCCACGGCGCCTCCGACGTCCCGGCGGTGGGGTATGAAAACCCGCGGGTCTGGGCCGACGACCTCGCCGCGGTGCTCGACTTCGCCGGCCCGGACGCCATCGTCGTCGCCTGGTCCTACGGTGGCCTCGTGCTCACCGACCACATCCGGGTGCACGGCACCGCACGGCTGCGTGGCCTCGTGCTCGTCGGCGCCATCACCGAGATCGGCCGCGACCGGCCGGGCGGCCGGGTCGGCCCGCTGATGCGGGAGCACATGCGGGCGATGCTTTCGGACGATCCGGACATCGCGGTCCCGGCTCTCACCGCGTTCACCCGCGGGATGGTGGCCGGGCCGGTGCCCGGCGCGCAGGCCCAAGCCCTGCTCGGCGCTTCGTTGAGCGTCCCGCCCGCGGTCCGCGCGGCGCTGTTCCGCCGGGACGTCGGCAGCGAAGACGTGCTGGCCGGGATCGACAAACCGGCCCTGGTCGTGCACGGCACGGCCGACCGCGTGATCGAGCCCTCGGTGGCCGAGCACGCCATCGGGAAGATTCCGGGTGCCCGCGGGCGTTGGTTCGTTGATGGGGGGCACGCGCCCTTCGCCGAGTCCGCGGCCGAGTTCGACGCGGTGCTGCGGCAGTTCGCCGAGGAATGCTGA
- a CDS encoding oxidoreductase — MTTNTLPAAAAGTWKLGSFEVNRLGYGAMRLMSTSDGGIRDRETSLAVLRRAVELGVNHIDTAAFYFAGPRSANELINTALSPYDDLVITTKIGAGRDFEGTFYSARPDQLRAQVDENLRQLGVDHLDVVNYRIGHGLERGTGSIADGFGVLADLREKGLIRELGISNVGPEHLTEALAIAPVVCVQNQYGLTARREDDELVRLCAEHGVAFVPFFAMASGSAEETRVAEVARRHDVTPAQVRLAWTLHQGPNVLAIPGTGGLAHLEQNVAAAALELTGDDLAALEGDA; from the coding sequence ATGACCACGAACACCCTCCCCGCCGCAGCGGCGGGCACCTGGAAGCTCGGCTCGTTCGAAGTCAACCGGCTGGGCTACGGCGCGATGCGCCTGATGTCCACTTCGGACGGCGGGATCCGCGATCGCGAGACGTCGCTCGCCGTGCTCCGCCGGGCCGTCGAACTCGGCGTGAACCACATCGACACGGCCGCGTTCTACTTCGCCGGCCCGCGGTCGGCGAACGAACTGATCAACACCGCGCTGTCGCCGTACGACGACCTCGTGATCACCACCAAGATCGGCGCCGGACGCGACTTCGAAGGCACCTTCTACTCCGCCCGCCCCGACCAGCTGCGCGCCCAGGTCGACGAGAACCTGCGCCAGCTGGGCGTCGACCACCTCGACGTCGTCAACTACCGGATCGGCCACGGCCTCGAGCGCGGCACCGGCTCGATCGCCGACGGGTTCGGCGTGCTCGCCGACCTCCGGGAAAAGGGCCTGATCCGCGAGCTGGGCATCTCCAACGTCGGCCCGGAGCACCTCACCGAAGCCCTGGCCATCGCGCCGGTCGTCTGCGTGCAGAACCAGTACGGCCTCACCGCGCGCCGGGAGGACGACGAACTCGTCCGGCTGTGCGCCGAGCACGGGGTCGCCTTCGTGCCGTTCTTCGCCATGGCGAGCGGTTCGGCGGAGGAGACGCGGGTCGCCGAGGTCGCGCGCCGCCACGACGTCACCCCGGCCCAGGTGCGGCTCGCGTGGACCCTCCACCAGGGACCGAACGTGCTCGCCATCCCCGGCACCGGCGGCCTCGCGCACCTCGAGCAGAACGTCGCCGCGGCGGCCCTGGAACTCACCGGGGACGACTTGGCGGCACTCGAAGGAGATGCCTGA
- the mshA gene encoding D-inositol-3-phosphate glycosyltransferase, translating to MTSFHPRFRAVPRRIAVLSVHTSPLEQPGTGDAGGLNVYVSQTATEMARRGVEVEVFTRATASDQPPVAELAPGVTVRHVQAGPFEPLARDELPAQLCAFTSGVLRTEAFHEPGHYDLIHSHYWLSGQVGWLARDRWSVPLVHTAHTLAKVKNAALAEGDKPEPRTRVIGEEQVVAEADKLVANTAVEARQLIELYDAEPHAVHAVPPGVDLERFTPGSQHEARAFLGLADDAIVLAFAGRIQPLKAPDVLLHAAAALLRRRPELAPKLVVLVVGGPSGTGLEQPQALRELAVFLGIEPQVRFLPPQPGEALARVFRAADVVAVPSYNESFGLVALEAQACGTPVVAAEVGGLPVAVPHGVSGLLVPGHGAEEWADALAAVALRPDWRAELGANAVVHARRFSWRRTTDALLDIYAQATSAFSRALDLRTEVAV from the coding sequence GTGACCAGCTTTCACCCGAGGTTCCGCGCTGTGCCGCGCCGGATCGCGGTGCTGTCCGTGCACACCTCGCCACTCGAACAGCCCGGGACCGGCGACGCCGGGGGCTTGAACGTCTACGTCAGCCAGACGGCGACCGAGATGGCCCGCCGCGGCGTCGAAGTCGAGGTGTTCACCCGCGCGACCGCGTCCGACCAGCCGCCGGTGGCCGAGCTGGCGCCGGGGGTGACCGTGCGGCACGTCCAGGCCGGCCCCTTCGAGCCGCTGGCCCGCGACGAGCTGCCCGCCCAGCTGTGCGCGTTCACCTCCGGCGTGCTGCGGACCGAGGCCTTCCACGAGCCCGGCCACTACGACCTCATCCACTCGCACTACTGGCTGTCGGGCCAGGTCGGCTGGCTCGCCCGCGACCGGTGGTCCGTTCCGCTGGTGCACACCGCGCACACGCTGGCCAAGGTGAAGAACGCCGCGCTCGCCGAGGGGGACAAGCCCGAGCCGCGCACCCGCGTGATCGGGGAGGAGCAGGTGGTCGCGGAGGCCGACAAGCTGGTCGCCAACACCGCGGTCGAGGCCCGCCAGCTCATCGAGCTCTACGACGCCGAGCCGCACGCGGTGCACGCCGTGCCGCCGGGCGTCGACCTCGAACGCTTCACGCCGGGTTCCCAGCACGAGGCCCGCGCTTTCCTCGGCCTGGCCGACGACGCCATCGTGCTCGCTTTCGCCGGCCGGATCCAGCCGCTGAAGGCGCCGGATGTGCTGCTGCACGCCGCGGCCGCGTTGCTGCGACGCCGTCCCGAACTGGCGCCGAAGCTGGTCGTGCTGGTCGTCGGCGGGCCCTCCGGCACCGGGCTGGAACAGCCGCAGGCCCTGCGCGAGCTGGCCGTGTTCCTCGGCATCGAGCCGCAGGTCCGGTTCCTGCCGCCCCAGCCGGGCGAGGCGCTCGCCCGGGTCTTCCGCGCCGCCGACGTCGTCGCGGTGCCGAGCTACAACGAGTCGTTCGGCCTGGTCGCGCTGGAGGCGCAGGCCTGCGGGACGCCGGTGGTCGCGGCCGAGGTCGGCGGGCTGCCGGTGGCGGTGCCGCACGGCGTTTCCGGATTGCTGGTCCCCGGCCACGGCGCCGAGGAGTGGGCGGACGCGCTGGCCGCGGTCGCGCTTCGCCCGGACTGGCGGGCCGAGCTGGGTGCGAACGCCGTTGTGCACGCGCGGCGGTTCTCCTGGCGCCGCACCACCGACGCGCTGCTCGACATCTATGCTCAGGCCACCAGTGCCTTCTCCCGTGCGCTGGACCTGCGCACGGAGGTGGCGGTGTGA